In one Nicotiana tomentosiformis chromosome 6, ASM39032v3, whole genome shotgun sequence genomic region, the following are encoded:
- the LOC138894618 gene encoding uncharacterized protein — translation MYTRFTTLTNELKSIGKTLLEEDKVEKILTRVLTVSWESKITAIQESKNISTLKLDELIGNLTAYELRRKTMKMDVPKKERSLTLRITEGADLEEDEMAMITKDFKKYLMRGKGSSRGGNYNKIRVPKKMTNEGCYRYGKTDHHIKNCPQWEIEWKKERSERRHRKKEQVHPKKNSTKAMVAAWGESSDEESDDEDGDEQEFMAIGESDGESHEESEVSIIHLKDKIKFLSKEKLSELLLDFIDEFEVINKEKEQLSKDCVILKAKCKNLELRVSETVSENTALKNQVHTFEANILELKSENLKLKLGTSKKTYDCTQLTLEENVGKLKDELYKKDEKVQVKGSSQIWYMDSGCSTHMTGSKDQFLSLEDLKGGNVSFGNGKKGEIIGVGKGKKVNNIYIIDLSTLSENELTCLSVLDNDPLIWHKRLGHASLSQLNKLVSKDLVIRLPNIKFNKDKVCEACERGKRVRSSFKCKKVEHDDEAIGW, via the exons atgtatacaaggttcaccacactgacTAATGAACTGAAGTCTATTGGAAAGACTCttcttgaagaagacaaagtcgAGAAGATTCTGACTAGGGTTCTAACAGTTTCTTGGGAAAGCAAAATCACTGCAATTCAGGAATCTAAGAACATTTCAACTCTTAAACTGGATGAGttgattggaaatctcactgcgtatgaacttagaaggaagaccatgaagatggatgtgcccaagaaggaaaggagcctgaCACTCAGGATCACTGAAGGTGCTGATCTGGAggaagatgaaatggctatgatcaccaaggacttcaagaaaTACCTTATGAGAGGAAAAGGTTCTTCAAGAGGTGGAAATTACAACAAAATAAGGGTTCCTAAAAAAATGACCAATGAGGGCTGCTACAGGTATGGGAAGACTGATCATCACATCAAGAACTGtcctcaatgggaaattgaatggaagaaggaaagatctGAACGAAGGCataggaagaaggaacaggttcatcccaagaagaactcaacaaaggctatggttgctgcttggggagaaagttcAGATGAGGaatcagatgatgaagatggagatgaacaagaatttatggcaattggagaatcAGATGGGGAATCTCATGAGGAATCTGAGGTAAgtataattcatctcaaagacaagattaagtttttgtctaaagaaaaactctctgaattattgctagatttcattgatgaatttgaggtaataaataaagaaaaagaacagCTGTCTAAGGAttgtgtgattttaaaagcaaagtgtaagaatcTGGAACTCAGAGTTAGTGAGACTGTGAGTGAAAATACTGCtctgaagaaccaggttcatacaTTTGAAGCAAATATTCTTGAGTTaaaatctgaaaatctaaaactgaaactaGGAACCAGTAAGAAGACAtatgattgcacacaactcactttagaagaaaatgtaggcaaactgaaagatgagttgtataagaaggatgagaAG gttcaagtgaaggggagcagccaaatatggtacatggacagTGGCTGCTCAACgcatatgacaggaagcaaggaccagttcctttcacttgaggacctcaaaggaggaaatgtctcctttggaaatggaaagaaaggtgaaatcattggggttggtaag ggtAAAAAagtgaataatatatatattatagatctgtccacactctcAGAGAATGAACTAACTTGTTTAAGTGTGctggataatgatcccctcatTTGGCATAAGAggcttggacatgcaagtctaagtcaactcaacaaattagtctccaaggacttggtgataagACTGCCTAATATTAAGTTCAAtaaagacaaagtttgtgaggcttgtgaaAGGGGGAAGCgtgtaagatcctcttttaaatgcaagaaagtg gaacatgatgatgaagcaattggctggtaa
- the LOC104095775 gene encoding protein RGF1 INDUCIBLE TRANSCRIPTION FACTOR 1-like translates to MGPDEDDNRWPLWLKPLLRERFFGQCKLHADSHKSECNMYCLDCINGPLCSLCLAHHKDHRVIQIRRSSYHDVIRVNEIQKYLDISSVQTYVINSAKVVFLNERPQPRPGKGVTNTCEVCERSLLDSFKFCSLGCKIVGTSNNYVKKPKNSPEKRTPVKASESEDSYSSSSSHGRRNKIQSFTPSTPPPTSANYRMAKRRKGIPHRSPMGGLFID, encoded by the exons ATG GGACCTGATGAAGATGACAATAGGTGGCCTCTTTGGTTGAAGCCATTACTAAGGGAACGATTCTTTGGTCAATGTAAGTTACACGCTGATTCTCACAAAAGTGAATGTAATATGTACTGTCTTGACTGTATCAATGGCCCTCTCTGCTCTCTCTGTTTAGCCCATCACAAAGACCACCGTGTTATTCAG ATAAGGAGGTCATCGTACCATGATGTGATAAGGGTGAATGAAATTCAGAAATATTTGGACATTTCTTCAGTTCAGACATACGTTATCAACAGTGCTAAAGTTGTGTTCTTGAATGAAAGGCCACAGCCTAGGCCAGGCAAAGGGGTGACTAATACCTGTGAAGTCTGTGAAAGAAGTCTTCTTGATTCCTTCAAATTCTGCTCTCTTGGTTGCAAG ATTGTTGGGACATCAAACAATTACGTGAAGAAGCCGAAGAATTCGCCGGAGAAGAGGACGCCGGTGAAGGCATCGGAATCTGAAGACTCATACAGTAGTAGCAGCAGCCATGGCCGGAGAAACAAGATTCAGAGTTTCACTCCGTCAACGCCGCCTCCAACTTCTGCTAATTACAGAATGGCCAAGCGAAGAAAGGGAATTCCTCATCGATCCCCAATGGGAGGACTATTCATAGATTAG